CCATAGGTGTCGGATATCCGACACCGACGATTGCCCAGCTCCAAGAACCTACGGACGGTGCTGCGGACCACGCTTACCTTCTAGCAGCGCTCGGGAAACTTGTGCTTCCACACGGCGAAGGCCTCCTTGATGTCCTTCGATCTCTGGCTGGGGCTGAGTTCCCAGATGATGGGGCAGCCCTCGGGGAAGAAGGGGAGCAGCGATTGGTAATCCAGCGTGCCCATGAATGGGGTGCGGTGATCTCGCTCCGGCCACTGCACGTCGTGGAGGTGGCCGCCGATCAGGTGCGGGGAGATCCTCCGCAGCCACTCGACGTGATCCAGCAGGCCGAGGTTGTGCTTGAGCTGCACGTGGCCAAAGTCATGCCAATAGCCGACCCAAGGATTGTCCGCGAAGTGCTCCTGCAGGCGCACCATCTCCCGCTCGTTGGGCATGTCCTCGAAGCGCGAGCGTGATTCCACAGCGAGCTTCACCCCGTATTTCGCCGCCTTTTCAGCGATCTCTTCCAGCGCCTCGATGGCGCGCTGGTAGTAGAGCGGGGCGATCTTCTCGCGCTTCTTCACGAAGGCGATCTTCTCCGCTGCATACTCGGCACCGTTCCTGCCTTCTTCAGCGACCATGGAAGTCAGCCGCTTGGTCCACTTGCGCGGATTCATCGGCACGGAGCCCATGTGGAGCACGAGGTACTGCGCCTTGAATTCCGCGGCCAGTTCCAGCGTCTTCATCGTCATCTCCATCGCCCGCTCGCGATCCGCCGGGCGGTGCGAGGTGTATTCGTAGGCGTCCGGCGCATCGATCATCA
This genomic window from Luteolibacter flavescens contains:
- a CDS encoding sugar phosphate isomerase/epimerase family protein, producing MLSFSTCWNNSRHHEGESMIDEILELGFTNIELSHGMTIAKLPGIKKAYAAGKFTCSGVHNYFPSPVEVMIDAPDAYEYTSHRPADRERAMEMTMKTLELAAEFKAQYLVLHMGSVPMNPRKWTKRLTSMVAEEGRNGAEYAAEKIAFVKKREKIAPLYYQRAIEALEEIAEKAAKYGVKLAVESRSRFEDMPNEREMVRLQEHFADNPWVGYWHDFGHVQLKHNLGLLDHVEWLRRISPHLIGGHLHDVQWPERDHRTPFMGTLDYQSLLPFFPEGCPIIWELSPSQRSKDIKEAFAVWKHKFPERC